A genomic stretch from Cellulomonas sp. KRMCY2 includes:
- a CDS encoding helix-turn-helix domain-containing protein produces MSQNPEHDEAPRLMLTVPEAARRLSIGRSYVYQLMLLGELETVLLGRLRRVPADCLVEYVERLRREQNPDPDEPVGE; encoded by the coding sequence ATGAGCCAGAACCCCGAGCACGACGAGGCCCCGCGCCTCATGCTCACCGTCCCCGAGGCCGCCCGACGCCTGTCGATCGGCCGCTCCTACGTCTACCAGCTGATGCTGCTGGGCGAGCTAGAGACCGTCCTCCTGGGCAGGCTGCGCCGAGTGCCGGCCGACTGCCTGGTCGAGTACGTCGAGCGGCTGCGGCGCGAGCAGAACCCGGACCCCGACGAACCTGTCGGTGAGTGA
- a CDS encoding site-specific integrase codes for MGTRAANNRSSVFQSTDGRWYGFVTMGTRPDGSSDRRKRSGATQAEVAHKVRALERERDDAAKVPAGRSPRLADWLEDWLTASALRVRPNSLYGYTTDVRAHIVPTIGKHRLADLEPEHVEYLYTALLAKGLNVGSVHHVRTTLNKALNDAVRRRRIPRNPVALAHTPRYDAPEIDPLTVVEARTLMAAADDEPNGVAFMLAISLGLRRGEALGLSWADVDLEPGRLRVRQQLERRRYRHGCEDPTRCDERPAKCPKRRDGGLVLAEPKTRQSKRTLPMPRPMVDALRRHRQAQRKARIYAGSEWHESGLVFTTVTGRPIDPSDHSVHWVKFLEGAGVRPARLHDARHWASA; via the coding sequence ATGGGCACCCGCGCCGCCAACAACCGGTCCTCGGTGTTCCAGAGCACCGACGGCCGCTGGTACGGCTTCGTCACGATGGGCACCAGGCCCGACGGCTCCTCCGATCGGCGCAAGCGCAGCGGCGCCACCCAGGCCGAGGTCGCCCACAAGGTCCGCGCCCTGGAGCGGGAGCGCGACGACGCGGCGAAGGTACCCGCCGGCCGGTCGCCGCGTCTGGCCGACTGGCTCGAAGACTGGCTCACCGCCTCGGCCCTGCGCGTGCGCCCGAACTCGCTGTACGGGTACACCACCGACGTGCGGGCGCACATCGTCCCGACGATCGGCAAGCATCGGCTCGCCGACCTCGAGCCGGAGCACGTCGAGTACCTCTACACCGCGCTGCTGGCCAAGGGCCTGAACGTCGGGTCGGTCCACCACGTGCGGACGACGCTGAACAAGGCGCTCAACGACGCCGTCCGACGTCGCCGCATCCCGCGCAACCCCGTCGCCCTCGCGCACACGCCCCGCTACGACGCCCCGGAGATCGACCCCCTGACGGTCGTCGAGGCGCGCACCCTGATGGCCGCGGCCGACGACGAGCCGAACGGCGTCGCATTCATGCTGGCGATCTCCCTCGGGCTGCGCAGGGGAGAGGCGCTCGGGCTGTCCTGGGCCGACGTCGACCTGGAGCCGGGACGGCTGCGCGTGCGCCAGCAGCTGGAACGCCGCCGGTACCGCCACGGCTGCGAGGACCCGACCCGGTGCGACGAGAGGCCCGCGAAATGCCCGAAGCGGCGCGACGGCGGGCTCGTTCTTGCGGAGCCGAAGACGAGGCAGAGCAAGCGGACCCTGCCCATGCCGCGCCCGATGGTCGACGCGCTGCGCCGTCACCGACAGGCCCAGCGCAAGGCCCGGATCTACGCCGGCTCCGAGTGGCACGAGTCCGGCCTCGTCTTCACCACCGTCACCGGCCGCCCGATCGATCCAAGCGACCACTCCGTGCACTGGGTCAAGTTCCTCGAGGGTGCTGGGGTCCGCCCGGCGCGACTCCACGACGCCCGCCATTGGGCATCTGCTTGA
- a CDS encoding IS1595 family transposase, which produces MAGVDYPRTHQQLVAWFSTEADCLAYLARLRWPGGFVCPGCGSDRAWRTARRGMWMCSGCGRQTSVTAGTIFHRSHTPLTTWFAAIWFVCASKNGVSASTLQQVLGFGSYETAWAWMHKLRRAMVRPERELLAGVVELDETMVGGRAKKASSVVITKVPVMVAVETPGGRKIGRIRLARADARNSNQLVDFAHRVIAPGAHIRTDGARNLRQLGEQGFTHEYRVLISSVEPAHEYLPGVHLVASLLKRWVAGTLHHGISKRQLDYYLDEFTFRFNRRSSRSRGLLFYRLLQQAVATDPHPLTSLIGGTENSV; this is translated from the coding sequence GTGGCAGGGGTGGACTACCCGCGCACCCATCAGCAGTTGGTGGCGTGGTTCTCCACGGAGGCGGACTGCCTGGCGTACCTGGCCCGGTTGCGCTGGCCGGGCGGGTTCGTGTGTCCGGGGTGCGGGTCGGACCGGGCGTGGCGCACCGCCCGGCGGGGGATGTGGATGTGCTCGGGGTGCGGGCGTCAGACGTCGGTCACGGCGGGCACGATCTTCCACCGGTCCCACACACCGTTGACGACGTGGTTCGCGGCGATCTGGTTCGTCTGCGCGTCGAAGAACGGGGTCTCGGCCAGCACGTTGCAGCAGGTCCTGGGGTTCGGGTCCTATGAGACCGCCTGGGCGTGGATGCACAAGCTGCGCCGGGCGATGGTCCGCCCCGAGCGTGAGCTGCTGGCCGGGGTCGTCGAGCTGGACGAGACGATGGTCGGTGGGCGCGCGAAGAAGGCGTCGAGCGTGGTGATCACCAAGGTCCCGGTGATGGTCGCGGTCGAGACCCCCGGGGGCCGCAAGATCGGCCGGATCCGTCTGGCCAGGGCCGATGCACGCAACTCCAACCAGCTCGTGGACTTCGCCCACCGGGTGATAGCCCCCGGCGCGCACATCCGCACCGACGGCGCCCGCAACCTGCGCCAGCTCGGCGAGCAGGGCTTCACCCACGAGTACCGGGTCCTGATCTCCTCGGTCGAGCCGGCCCACGAGTACCTGCCCGGGGTCCACCTGGTTGCCTCGCTGCTCAAACGCTGGGTCGCCGGGACCCTGCACCACGGGATCTCCAAGCGCCAGCTGGACTACTACCTCGACGAGTTCACCTTCCGGTTCAACCGTCGCTCCTCACGCTCACGCGGCCTGCTGTTCTACCGCCTGCTCCAACAAGCCGTCGCCACCGACCCCCACCCCCTGACTAGCCTCATCGGCGGCACCGAAAACAGCGTCTGA
- a CDS encoding tyrosine-type recombinase/integrase, translating into MARHTAATLLLVQGVDQRVVMDMLGWTSPTMTARYQHVVPELVEEANRRMSELLWGVQPGLSSPDSAV; encoded by the coding sequence ATCGCCCGCCACACCGCGGCGACTCTGCTGCTCGTCCAGGGCGTCGACCAGCGGGTAGTCATGGACATGCTCGGCTGGACCTCTCCGACGATGACGGCTCGGTACCAGCACGTGGTGCCCGAGCTCGTCGAGGAGGCGAACCGGCGGATGAGCGAGCTGTTGTGGGGCGTTCAACCCGGACTATCAAGCCCTGACAGTGCCGTATGA
- a CDS encoding DUF2231 domain-containing protein, with the protein MFDTIAGLPLHPLVVHATEVIVPAAALALVLAALWPRFRRWAGWAPLGLGVASLVLVLLSTQSGEALEERVNETSAVERHVNMGEGLEVWVIGLVLVSAAMFALDRRRRNEARTAEASTPAEGTAGVVGALRRPASARLIAVVFAVAAISVGTGTIVQAILIGHSGATAVWAGTTGG; encoded by the coding sequence ATGTTCGACACCATCGCCGGTCTGCCGCTGCACCCGCTCGTCGTGCACGCGACGGAGGTGATCGTCCCCGCCGCCGCCCTGGCGCTGGTCCTCGCAGCCCTGTGGCCCCGGTTCCGTCGCTGGGCCGGCTGGGCCCCGCTCGGCCTCGGCGTCGCTTCGCTGGTGCTGGTGCTGCTCTCGACGCAGTCGGGCGAGGCTCTCGAGGAGCGCGTCAACGAGACGTCTGCGGTCGAGCGGCACGTGAACATGGGCGAGGGGTTGGAGGTGTGGGTGATCGGCCTGGTCCTCGTCTCTGCCGCGATGTTCGCCTTGGACCGTCGGCGGCGGAACGAGGCGCGCACCGCCGAGGCGTCCACGCCAGCGGAGGGTACGGCAGGCGTCGTGGGCGCGCTGCGCCGACCGGCGTCGGCACGCCTGATCGCCGTCGTGTTCGCCGTGGCGGCCATCTCGGTGGGCACCGGCACGATCGTCCAAGCCATCCTGATCGGCCACAGCGGCGCAACGGCCGTGTGGGCCGGCACCACCGGCGGCTGA
- a CDS encoding FAD:protein FMN transferase, translating into MGAARVLRQPLPLVLGPAPTPGRDLAGPTRRARDHRRQGGGGGDILVRPGAAARTWTVGIEDPRDGGRIQARVPVQDGAVATSGTAARGLHIVDPRSGERAANVRSATVIGPSLLWADVYATAAVALGREAVNWVGSLHGRAACSSWPTASCTAGRTRPERSATVEFAVGAT; encoded by the coding sequence ATGGGCGCAGCACGGGTACTGCGCCAGCCACTCCCGTTAGTTCTGGGGCCTGCGCCCACACCTGGTCGCGACCTTGCAGGGCCTACCCGTCGCGCTCGCGATCACCGACGCCAAGGCGGCGGCGGCGGGGACATCCTCGTGCGGCCGGGGGCCGCTGCGCGGACCTGGACCGTCGGGATCGAGGACCCGCGCGACGGCGGCCGCATCCAGGCGCGGGTCCCCGTGCAGGACGGCGCGGTGGCGACGTCCGGGACCGCGGCCCGCGGGCTGCACATCGTGGACCCGAGGTCCGGCGAGCGTGCGGCGAACGTCCGCTCGGCAACGGTCATCGGGCCGTCGCTGCTGTGGGCGGACGTCTACGCCACGGCGGCGGTCGCGCTCGGGCGCGAGGCCGTCAACTGGGTGGGCTCGCTGCACGGACGAGCGGCATGCTCGTCCTGGCCGACGGCGTCGTGCACCGCTGGCAGAACGCGGCCTGAGCGCTCGGCGACGGTGGAGTTCGCCGTTGGAGCAACGTGA
- a CDS encoding VOC family protein: MPRINLASVFVDDQDKALTFYTDVLGFVKKTEIPMGEHRWLTVSSPDEPDGTELVLEPSGHPAVGPFRAALMADGIPFTSFAVADVRAEHARLRDLGVRFTQEPLTMGPVTTAVLDDTCGNLIQLASMG; the protein is encoded by the coding sequence ATGCCACGCATCAACCTCGCCAGCGTCTTCGTCGACGACCAGGACAAGGCGCTGACCTTCTACACCGACGTGCTCGGCTTCGTGAAGAAGACCGAGATCCCGATGGGTGAGCACCGGTGGCTCACCGTGTCCTCGCCCGACGAGCCCGACGGCACCGAGCTCGTCCTCGAGCCGAGCGGCCACCCCGCCGTCGGCCCGTTCAGGGCGGCGCTGATGGCCGACGGCATCCCGTTCACCTCGTTCGCCGTCGCCGACGTCCGCGCCGAGCACGCGCGGCTGCGCGACCTCGGCGTCCGGTTCACCCAGGAGCCCCTGACCATGGGCCCGGTGACGACGGCCGTGCTCGACGACACCTGCGGGAACCTGATCCAGCTCGCGTCGATGGGCTGA
- a CDS encoding helix-turn-helix transcriptional regulator — MGDVFKAIADPTRRAILDELVERDGQTLFELCTRLTMKHDLGSSRQAVSQHLDVLEAAGLITTRREGRYKFHHLDTRPLGTIAERWPLQK, encoded by the coding sequence GTGGGAGACGTGTTCAAGGCGATCGCAGATCCCACGCGACGCGCCATCCTCGACGAGCTGGTCGAGCGCGACGGCCAGACCCTCTTCGAGCTGTGCACCCGCCTGACCATGAAGCACGACCTCGGCTCGTCGCGGCAGGCCGTCTCCCAGCACCTCGACGTCCTCGAGGCGGCTGGGCTCATCACGACCCGTCGTGAGGGTCGATACAAGTTCCATCACCTCGACACGCGCCCGCTCGGCACCATCGCCGAGCGCTGGCCGCTCCAGAAATGA
- a CDS encoding MetQ/NlpA family ABC transporter substrate-binding protein, translating to MSRTASTASTASTTSATSSTRTTSTLRATRTAAAVLTASALVAGLAACSSPAAGSDEATSDDTAAATETITIGVVGASDDTWRLFEEKAADAGYDVEIVDFTEYSLPNPALSQEQLDLNQFQHILYLAQYNVEAGEDLVPVGATAIYPLGLYSTQYESVEAIPDGSEVAVPNDPTNLARALLVLQDAGLIALRDGGSAFSTEADVVAEDSRVTVTPVDAQQTALALDSVAASIINNDFLEDAGIDPADALYQDDAEAEGARPYINIWAARAEDKDDPTLLALVEIYEDQEIQDALLDASGGTAVLADQTVDELQGYLADVEADARG from the coding sequence ATGAGTCGCACCGCCAGCACCGCCAGCACCGCCAGCACCACGAGCGCCACCAGCTCGACACGCACCACCAGCACGCTCCGCGCGACCCGAACCGCCGCCGCGGTCCTGACCGCGAGCGCCCTCGTCGCGGGCCTCGCCGCCTGCTCCTCGCCCGCGGCCGGCAGCGACGAGGCCACCTCCGACGACACCGCAGCCGCCACCGAGACCATCACCATCGGCGTCGTCGGCGCGTCCGACGACACGTGGCGACTGTTCGAGGAGAAGGCCGCCGACGCCGGCTACGACGTCGAGATCGTCGACTTCACCGAGTACTCGCTACCCAACCCGGCGCTGAGCCAGGAGCAGCTCGACCTGAACCAGTTCCAGCACATCCTGTATCTGGCCCAGTACAACGTGGAGGCCGGCGAGGACCTGGTCCCGGTCGGCGCCACCGCCATCTACCCGCTCGGCCTGTACTCCACGCAGTACGAGTCGGTCGAGGCCATCCCGGACGGCTCCGAGGTCGCGGTCCCGAACGACCCGACCAACCTGGCGCGGGCGCTGCTCGTGCTCCAGGACGCCGGGCTCATCGCCCTGCGCGACGGCGGTTCGGCGTTCTCCACCGAGGCCGACGTCGTCGCGGAGGACTCCCGCGTGACTGTCACCCCGGTGGACGCCCAGCAGACCGCACTCGCCCTCGACTCGGTGGCGGCCTCGATCATCAACAACGACTTCCTCGAGGACGCCGGCATCGACCCGGCCGACGCGCTCTACCAGGACGACGCCGAGGCCGAGGGCGCCCGTCCGTACATCAACATCTGGGCCGCCCGCGCGGAGGACAAGGACGACCCGACCCTCCTCGCGCTCGTGGAGATCTACGAGGACCAGGAGATCCAGGACGCGCTGCTCGACGCGTCGGGCGGCACCGCCGTCCTTGCCGACCAGACGGTCGACGAGCTCCAGGGCTACCTGGCCGATGTCGAGGCCGACGCGCGCGGCTGA
- a CDS encoding methionine ABC transporter ATP-binding protein: MTTTTAAMVSFRDTVKTFPATSGVVRAVDGVTLDIHAGEIFGVIGYSGAGKSTLVRLINALEPVTSGQVLIDGQDITGLAEHELRRVRAGIGMIFQQFNLLSSRTVAGNVAYPLAVARWSRHARAARVAELLEFVGLTDKARQYPSQLSGGQKQRVGIARALATNPRILLADEATSALDPETTQDVLDLLRRVNAELGVTVVVITHEMDVVKYTCDRVAVMEEGRVVEHGDVYDVFARPQHRATRRFVGTALRDRPSPAALERLRHRHPGRIVTVAIREDGAATTDLTRALREHPVDGTVVYGGITEIAERPYGSLTLELAGAVPDVDAFIADLSRSTTVLDLGTADAPLVDPDAVGPRAAGPRAAGSAPGRGEQR, translated from the coding sequence ATGACCACGACCACCGCCGCGATGGTCAGCTTCCGCGACACCGTCAAGACCTTCCCCGCGACCTCGGGGGTGGTCCGTGCGGTCGACGGGGTGACCCTCGACATCCACGCCGGGGAGATCTTCGGGGTGATCGGCTACTCGGGGGCGGGGAAGTCCACCCTCGTGCGGCTGATCAACGCCCTCGAGCCGGTGACCTCCGGCCAGGTGCTGATCGACGGCCAGGACATCACCGGCCTGGCGGAGCACGAGCTGCGCCGGGTGCGCGCCGGCATCGGGATGATCTTCCAGCAGTTCAACCTGCTGTCCTCACGCACCGTCGCCGGCAACGTGGCCTACCCGCTGGCGGTGGCCCGCTGGTCACGGCACGCGCGCGCCGCCCGCGTCGCCGAGCTTCTCGAGTTCGTCGGGCTGACGGACAAGGCGCGGCAGTACCCGTCGCAGCTCTCGGGCGGTCAGAAGCAGCGGGTCGGCATCGCCCGGGCGCTCGCCACCAACCCGCGGATCCTGCTGGCCGACGAGGCGACGTCGGCGCTGGACCCGGAGACGACGCAGGACGTCCTCGACCTGCTGCGCCGGGTCAACGCCGAGCTCGGCGTCACCGTCGTCGTCATCACCCACGAGATGGACGTCGTGAAGTACACCTGCGACCGGGTCGCGGTCATGGAGGAGGGCAGGGTCGTCGAGCACGGCGACGTCTACGACGTCTTCGCCCGCCCGCAGCACCGCGCGACGCGGCGCTTCGTCGGCACCGCGCTGCGCGACCGGCCGAGCCCCGCGGCCCTCGAGCGCCTCCGCCATCGACACCCCGGTCGCATCGTCACTGTCGCGATCCGCGAGGACGGCGCCGCGACCACCGACCTGACCCGCGCCCTGCGCGAGCACCCGGTCGACGGCACGGTGGTCTACGGCGGCATCACGGAGATCGCCGAACGGCCCTACGGCTCCCTGACCCTCGAGCTGGCCGGGGCGGTGCCGGACGTCGACGCCTTCATCGCGGACCTGTCCCGCAGCACGACGGTGCTCGACCTCGGCACCGCCGACGCCCCGCTCGTGGACCCGGACGCCGTCGGGCCGCGGGCAGCCGGGCCGCGGGCAGCCGGGTCGGCACCGGGCCGGGGGGAGCAGCGATGA
- a CDS encoding methionine ABC transporter permease — protein sequence MNGDTDWDYLRPLLVKAFGETLQMVSVALLVAGVVGLAIGIGLYVTRRGSLLANRAAFTVLNVLVNLVRPIPFVIFIAAIGPATMAVVGKTIGTEAAIFPMAIMASVAFSRLVEQNLVGLDPGVVEAARAMGASRWRIIWSVLVPEALGPLILAFTFLVVGVVDMSAMAGLIGGGGLGDFAIRHGYQRFNWEVTAVTVVVIVLLVQAVQLLGNHLSRRVLRR from the coding sequence ATGAACGGCGACACCGACTGGGACTACCTGCGCCCGCTGCTCGTCAAGGCCTTCGGCGAGACCCTTCAGATGGTCTCGGTCGCGCTCCTGGTCGCCGGCGTCGTCGGCCTGGCGATCGGCATCGGGCTCTACGTCACGCGGCGCGGCAGCCTGCTCGCCAACCGCGCCGCCTTCACGGTGCTCAACGTCCTGGTCAACCTCGTCCGGCCGATCCCGTTCGTCATCTTCATCGCGGCGATCGGCCCGGCGACGATGGCCGTCGTCGGCAAGACCATCGGCACCGAGGCGGCCATCTTCCCGATGGCGATCATGGCGTCCGTCGCGTTCTCCCGGCTCGTCGAGCAGAACCTCGTCGGCCTCGACCCGGGTGTCGTCGAGGCGGCGCGCGCGATGGGTGCGTCGCGGTGGCGGATCATCTGGTCGGTGCTGGTCCCCGAGGCGCTCGGACCGCTGATCCTGGCCTTCACCTTCCTGGTGGTCGGCGTGGTCGACATGTCGGCGATGGCGGGGCTGATCGGCGGTGGCGGGCTCGGCGACTTCGCCATCCGGCACGGCTACCAGCGCTTCAACTGGGAGGTCACCGCGGTGACCGTCGTGGTGATCGTGCTCCTGGTCCAGGCCGTCCAGCTGCTCGGCAACCACCTCAGCCGCCGGGTGCTCCGCCGGTAG
- a CDS encoding FAD:protein FMN transferase, translated as MTTGVHEAPAPASASATEPATEPEHRAWVEQIMGMPISVHLRGAGARGSAAEPAVAALFADLRAAEAMFSTYRDDSQISRIQRGELDLADADPAVREVHRLCEVALIRTDGWFDAWNAVPGRPGVFDPTGLVKTWAVGRAARMLDHLPGPSAAIGAGGDVLIRPGALIGPGADAYAWRVGIEDPRDRTRILATVPLSDGGVATSGIAARGAHILDPHTGEAVTEVLSATVIGPSLLWADVWATTAVARGAAAVDWVATLHGTSGMLVLADGTIRRWSNEP; from the coding sequence ATGACGACCGGGGTGCACGAGGCGCCGGCGCCCGCGTCGGCGTCGGCGACCGAGCCGGCGACCGAGCCGGAGCACCGGGCGTGGGTCGAGCAGATCATGGGGATGCCGATCAGCGTGCACCTGCGCGGTGCAGGCGCTCGAGGGTCCGCGGCCGAGCCCGCCGTCGCCGCGCTGTTCGCCGACCTCCGGGCCGCCGAGGCGATGTTCAGCACCTATCGGGACGACTCGCAGATCAGCCGGATCCAGCGCGGTGAGCTCGACCTGGCCGACGCCGATCCGGCCGTCCGCGAGGTGCACCGGCTGTGCGAGGTCGCCCTGATCCGCACGGACGGGTGGTTCGACGCCTGGAACGCCGTGCCCGGGCGGCCAGGGGTCTTCGACCCGACCGGCCTGGTCAAGACCTGGGCCGTCGGGCGCGCAGCCCGGATGCTCGACCACCTGCCTGGACCGTCCGCGGCGATCGGTGCCGGCGGCGACGTGCTGATCCGGCCCGGCGCCCTGATCGGGCCCGGTGCCGACGCGTATGCGTGGCGGGTCGGCATCGAGGACCCGCGGGACCGGACGCGGATCCTGGCCACCGTGCCGCTGTCCGACGGAGGAGTGGCGACGTCCGGGATCGCTGCGCGCGGTGCGCACATCCTCGACCCGCACACCGGCGAGGCCGTGACCGAGGTGCTGTCGGCGACCGTCATCGGGCCGTCGCTCCTGTGGGCCGACGTCTGGGCCACGACGGCTGTCGCACGCGGCGCCGCGGCCGTCGACTGGGTCGCCACGCTGCACGGCACCAGCGGCATGCTCGTCCTCGCCGACGGCACGATCCGCCGCTGGAGCAACGAGCCGTAG
- a CDS encoding FMN-binding protein, giving the protein MRRIAIAIGTTLTGLVLLFSWPTSLNRAVVGSGTTPATGTTTTGSGTSTTGSGTATADAGSGAETTAAATPVVATYDGAAASTRYGDVQVRITVTDGVLTSAEAIAYPSGDRHNEQINAYAIPILNDEATSAGSAQISMVSGATVTSRGYVQSLQDALDQAGL; this is encoded by the coding sequence ATGCGTCGCATCGCCATCGCCATCGGCACCACCCTGACCGGCCTCGTGCTGCTCTTCTCCTGGCCGACGAGCCTCAACCGCGCCGTCGTGGGCAGCGGGACGACCCCGGCGACGGGCACGACCACCACCGGCAGCGGGACGTCGACGACCGGCAGCGGGACGGCGACCGCCGACGCGGGTTCGGGCGCCGAGACCACGGCCGCCGCGACGCCCGTCGTCGCCACGTACGACGGCGCGGCCGCCTCGACCCGGTACGGGGACGTCCAGGTGCGCATCACCGTGACCGACGGCGTGCTGACCTCGGCCGAGGCGATCGCGTATCCGAGCGGCGACCGGCACAACGAGCAGATCAACGCGTACGCGATCCCGATCCTGAACGACGAGGCGACGTCGGCCGGCAGCGCCCAGATCTCCATGGTCAGCGGTGCGACCGTCACGAGCCGCGGCTACGTCCAGTCCCTGCAGGACGCCCTCGACCAGGCCGGTCTGTGA
- a CDS encoding ferredoxin reductase family protein has translation MTTLTRPAPVAIAPGRRPPMPARPRWWGDAVGLIVWATALVVIGLWVSNGGVTNLTAGTGAALTSLGRLTGLVSSDMLLLQVVAMARIPWVERSIGQDRVTRWHRLLGFTSVNLLLAHAVLTTLGYAALDSTGFLAELWSLITTAPGMLLATAGTGLFVLITVTSIRAARRRLRYESWHLLHLYAYLGAGLALPHQLWTGADFLASPVATVYWWTLYALALVSVLVFRVALPLRTSLRHALVVSGVVSEAPGVVSVLVTGRRLDELAVAAGQFFVWRFRTGRGWTRGHPLSLSAAPNGTSLRITLSVRGDDGARIATMRPGTRVLVEGPYGRLTPDVRTRRGIVAIGSGLGITPLISLLQDAALDGRLDPALGGRPATLVRRVRSAERQPLQADIDRLVQSGALQVVDLVGPRSAAGTSWLPAQLGHHPGPVAARWLVPDLADTDVFVCGTATWAEAVAADLHAAGVPSAQLHVERFTW, from the coding sequence ATGACGACACTGACCCGCCCCGCACCGGTGGCCATCGCCCCCGGTCGGCGTCCGCCGATGCCGGCTCGCCCACGGTGGTGGGGTGACGCGGTCGGGCTGATCGTCTGGGCGACAGCGCTCGTCGTCATCGGCCTGTGGGTGTCCAACGGCGGCGTGACGAACCTGACGGCCGGCACGGGTGCGGCGCTGACGTCGCTCGGCCGCCTGACCGGGCTGGTCAGCTCGGACATGCTGCTGCTGCAGGTGGTCGCGATGGCGCGCATCCCGTGGGTCGAGCGGTCGATCGGCCAGGACCGGGTGACCCGCTGGCACCGGCTGCTGGGCTTCACCTCGGTCAACCTCCTGCTCGCCCACGCGGTCCTCACGACGCTCGGCTACGCGGCCCTGGACAGCACCGGCTTCCTGGCCGAGCTCTGGTCCCTGATCACGACGGCGCCCGGGATGCTCCTCGCGACCGCCGGCACGGGGCTGTTCGTGCTGATCACCGTGACCTCGATCCGTGCGGCCCGCCGCCGGCTGCGGTACGAGTCGTGGCACCTGCTGCACCTGTACGCCTACCTCGGCGCCGGCCTGGCCCTGCCGCACCAGCTCTGGACGGGCGCCGACTTCCTCGCCTCCCCCGTGGCGACCGTCTACTGGTGGACCCTCTACGCGCTCGCCCTGGTCAGCGTCCTGGTGTTCCGGGTGGCCCTGCCGCTGCGGACGTCCCTGCGGCACGCCCTGGTCGTCAGCGGCGTCGTGTCGGAGGCACCCGGGGTGGTCAGCGTCCTCGTCACCGGCCGTCGCCTCGACGAGCTGGCCGTCGCGGCCGGGCAGTTCTTCGTCTGGCGCTTCCGTACCGGGCGCGGCTGGACCCGCGGGCACCCGCTGTCGCTGTCCGCCGCACCGAACGGCACGTCGCTGCGGATCACCCTGAGCGTCCGCGGCGACGACGGCGCACGCATCGCGACGATGCGGCCCGGGACCCGGGTGCTGGTCGAGGGCCCGTACGGGCGGCTGACCCCCGACGTCCGCACGCGGCGCGGGATCGTCGCGATCGGCAGCGGGCTCGGCATCACCCCGCTCATCTCGCTGCTGCAGGACGCCGCCCTCGACGGCCGTCTCGACCCGGCCCTCGGCGGGCGTCCGGCCACGCTCGTGCGCCGCGTCCGGTCCGCCGAACGGCAGCCCCTGCAGGCCGACATCGATCGGCTCGTGCAGTCCGGTGCGCTCCAGGTGGTCGACCTCGTCGGGCCCCGCAGCGCCGCCGGTACCTCCTGGCTGCCCGCCCAGCTCGGTCACCACCCCGGCCCGGTGGCCGCCCGGTGGCTGGTCCCGGACCTGGCCGACACCGACGTCTTCGTCTGCGGTACGGCCACCTGGGCGGAGGCCGTCGCGGCCGACCTGCACGCCGCCGGCGTGCCGTCCGCCCAGCTCCACGTCGAACGATTCACCTGGTAA